Proteins encoded together in one Planctomyces sp. SH-PL14 window:
- a CDS encoding M16 family metallopeptidase yields MTSNSSAAEPQKVTTVEGITEYVLENGLRVLLFPDPSKPQVTVNLTVFVGSRHEGYGEAGMAHLLEHMLFKGTPAHPEIPKVLKDHGADFNGTTWLDRTNYFETLPASDDNLEFAIRLEADRMVNSYVKGEDLAKEMTVVRNEFERGENSPSRILDQRMTSACFEWHNYGKSTIGNRADIERVPVVNLKKFYERFYQPDNAMLIVAGQFDEQKALEFANKYFGIIPRPERKLDDTYTEEPAQDGERRVTLRRVGDVAIVGAMYHICAGPHPDYVPIDVLEHVLTSSPSGRLYKALVETKRCASISGAAYALHDPGIFKVSAEVAAGNDPNDVLTTLLEVVETVGEKGVTQEEVERAQRYWLKNWENAMNDSAQLAVQLSEWAAQGDWRLLFLYRDRLEKVTPADVQEVAKKYLQRNNRTVGIFVPTKESQRVTVPPTPVLAEMIGNYEGREMVAQGEAFDVSAENIEKRTKRTKLDSGLKAAFLPKKTRGESVSLVVRLRYGTVDALKGKNAASEILPALMLRGTKKLSRQQIQDILDTNKAQLIPSGSAGEASFTIETRRANLPEILDLLRQVLREPTLPTDEMEIIRNRKLAALKQQLTDPQSLARVAVSRYLGEYPADDVRYVPTVQEEIDRWTNLKLEEVTSLYSTFLNGQYGEVAVVGDFNLEEVGPALDKALAGWTTSEKYERIKRSGQVDIAANTRQQIETPDKENAVYLAGTVIPMGDAAPDYPAILIANQVLGSSGLSSRLGDRIRQKEGLSYGVGSILRASSLDDRSTFLLYAITNPVNMPKVEAAMKSEVEKLVADGVTSSELSDAQKGYLENLKVTRTSDNELASTLADTLNTDRTMEYYTKLEKAIAGLSTEVVADALKNRLIWKRIAVVEAGDFAKAAKEAKEAAPQ; encoded by the coding sequence ATGACCAGCAATTCCAGCGCGGCGGAGCCGCAGAAGGTGACAACCGTCGAGGGGATCACCGAATACGTCCTCGAAAACGGGCTGCGGGTTCTGCTGTTTCCCGATCCCTCCAAGCCGCAGGTGACGGTCAACCTCACGGTCTTCGTCGGCTCCCGCCATGAGGGCTACGGCGAGGCCGGGATGGCCCACCTCTTGGAACACATGCTCTTCAAGGGAACTCCGGCCCATCCGGAGATCCCCAAGGTTCTCAAGGACCACGGGGCGGACTTCAACGGGACGACCTGGCTCGACCGCACCAACTACTTTGAGACCCTCCCGGCGAGCGACGACAACCTCGAGTTCGCCATCCGCCTCGAAGCGGACCGGATGGTCAACAGCTACGTGAAGGGTGAGGACCTCGCGAAGGAAATGACGGTCGTCCGCAACGAATTCGAACGGGGGGAAAACAGCCCGTCCCGGATCCTCGATCAGCGGATGACGTCGGCCTGCTTTGAGTGGCATAACTACGGCAAGTCGACGATCGGCAACCGGGCCGACATCGAGCGCGTGCCGGTCGTGAACCTCAAGAAGTTCTACGAGCGGTTCTACCAGCCGGACAACGCGATGCTGATCGTCGCCGGCCAGTTCGACGAGCAGAAGGCCCTCGAGTTCGCCAACAAGTACTTCGGGATCATTCCCCGGCCCGAGCGAAAGCTCGACGACACCTACACCGAAGAGCCGGCCCAGGACGGCGAGCGCCGCGTGACCCTTCGCCGGGTCGGCGACGTGGCGATCGTCGGGGCGATGTATCACATCTGCGCGGGGCCGCATCCGGACTACGTCCCCATCGACGTCCTGGAGCACGTTCTGACCTCGTCCCCGTCGGGCCGCCTCTACAAGGCGCTCGTCGAGACGAAGCGGTGCGCCAGCATCAGCGGAGCGGCCTACGCCCTCCACGACCCGGGGATCTTCAAGGTCAGTGCCGAGGTCGCCGCCGGGAACGATCCCAATGACGTCCTGACGACGCTCCTAGAAGTCGTCGAGACGGTTGGCGAAAAGGGAGTCACCCAGGAAGAAGTCGAGCGGGCCCAGCGGTACTGGCTGAAGAACTGGGAAAACGCGATGAACGACTCCGCCCAGCTCGCGGTGCAGCTCAGCGAATGGGCGGCCCAGGGGGACTGGCGGCTGCTGTTCCTCTACCGCGACCGGCTGGAGAAGGTCACCCCGGCCGACGTTCAGGAAGTGGCCAAGAAGTACCTGCAGCGGAACAACCGCACCGTCGGCATCTTTGTCCCGACGAAGGAAAGCCAGCGGGTCACCGTCCCGCCGACGCCCGTCCTGGCGGAAATGATCGGCAACTACGAAGGGCGGGAGATGGTCGCCCAGGGTGAGGCGTTCGACGTCTCCGCCGAGAACATTGAAAAGCGGACCAAACGGACGAAGCTCGACAGCGGACTCAAGGCGGCCTTCCTTCCCAAGAAGACCCGCGGGGAGTCGGTCAGCCTCGTGGTCCGGCTGCGGTACGGAACGGTCGACGCGCTGAAAGGGAAGAACGCCGCCAGCGAGATCCTGCCGGCCCTGATGCTGCGGGGAACGAAGAAGCTCTCCCGGCAGCAGATCCAGGACATCCTCGACACGAACAAGGCCCAGCTCATTCCGAGCGGGAGCGCCGGAGAAGCGAGCTTCACGATCGAGACCCGGCGGGCCAATCTGCCGGAGATTCTCGACCTGCTCCGTCAGGTCCTCCGTGAGCCGACGCTGCCGACGGACGAGATGGAGATCATCCGCAACCGCAAACTGGCCGCTCTCAAGCAGCAGCTCACCGATCCGCAATCGCTGGCCCGCGTGGCGGTCTCGCGGTACCTCGGCGAATACCCGGCGGACGATGTCCGCTACGTCCCGACGGTCCAGGAAGAGATCGACCGCTGGACGAACCTGAAGCTTGAGGAAGTTACGAGCCTCTACTCGACGTTCCTCAACGGCCAGTACGGCGAAGTGGCGGTCGTCGGCGACTTCAATCTGGAAGAGGTCGGCCCGGCTCTCGACAAGGCCCTGGCCGGCTGGACGACGAGCGAGAAGTATGAGCGGATCAAGCGGTCGGGACAGGTCGACATCGCTGCCAACACCCGCCAGCAGATCGAGACGCCGGACAAGGAGAACGCCGTTTACCTCGCCGGGACCGTGATCCCGATGGGAGACGCCGCTCCGGACTATCCGGCAATCCTGATCGCCAATCAGGTTCTTGGAAGCAGTGGCCTCTCCTCCCGCCTCGGAGACCGGATCCGCCAGAAGGAAGGGCTGTCGTACGGGGTCGGCTCGATCCTGCGGGCGAGCTCGCTCGACGACCGCTCGACGTTCCTGCTGTACGCGATTACGAACCCGGTCAACATGCCGAAGGTCGAAGCGGCGATGAAGTCCGAGGTCGAGAAGCTCGTGGCCGACGGGGTCACCAGCTCGGAGCTGTCCGATGCTCAGAAGGGGTACCTGGAGAACCTCAAGGTGACCCGCACGAGCGACAACGAGCTCGCCAGCACGCTGGCGGACACGCTCAATACGGACCGGACGATGGAGTACTACACGAAGCTGGAGAAGGCGATTGCCGGACTCAGCACGGAAGTCGTCGCCGATGCCCTCAAGAACCGCCTGATCTGGAAGCGGATCGCGGTGGTTGAGGCGGGCGACTTCGCCAAGGCCGCGAAAGAGGCCAAGGAAGCGGCTCCGCAGTAG
- a CDS encoding thioredoxin family protein, translating to MTRFLSALLLTGLLVAGAAAPQPAPAGEFNEVLSVGDTAPKWENLPGTDGKQHSLTDLADKPVVVVVFTCASCPFAVAYEQRIGELIAQRGGPEGKVAVVPICVNNVTGDDLEALKKRVETKSLPFHYLHDKSQKIAKDFGANFTPEFYVLDKDRKVVYMGAMDDNADAAKVKTKYLDAAITAALEGKTPEKKEVIAHGCRIRYARERRS from the coding sequence ATGACGCGGTTCCTATCAGCCCTGCTCCTCACAGGACTTCTCGTCGCGGGAGCCGCGGCTCCCCAGCCCGCCCCGGCCGGCGAGTTCAACGAAGTCCTCTCCGTCGGCGATACCGCCCCGAAGTGGGAGAACCTCCCCGGCACAGACGGGAAACAGCACTCCCTTACCGATCTGGCCGACAAGCCGGTCGTGGTCGTCGTGTTCACCTGCGCCAGTTGCCCCTTCGCCGTCGCCTACGAGCAGCGGATCGGCGAACTGATCGCCCAGCGCGGCGGCCCCGAGGGGAAAGTCGCCGTCGTTCCGATCTGCGTCAACAACGTCACGGGCGATGACCTTGAGGCCCTCAAGAAACGGGTCGAAACCAAATCGCTCCCGTTCCACTACCTGCACGACAAGTCCCAGAAGATCGCCAAGGACTTCGGAGCCAACTTCACCCCCGAGTTCTACGTCCTCGATAAGGACCGCAAGGTCGTCTACATGGGAGCCATGGACGACAACGCCGACGCCGCCAAGGTGAAGACCAAGTACCTCGATGCCGCGATCACGGCGGCCCTCGAAGGAAAGACTCCCGAGAAGAAGGAAGTGATCGCCCACGGCTGCCGGATCCGCTACGCCCGCGAGCGCCGCTCCTGA
- the pyrH gene encoding UMP kinase has translation MSFKPAYKRILLKISGECFCRNREGGISMSEVGAVSEQIRKVAESGVQLAIVCGGGNILRGKQFSAVSAAIQPATAHYMGMLATIINGLALHDALENIGVPTRLQTAIRMESVAEPFIRRRCIRHLEKNRVVILSGGTGSPFVTTDTAAALRSREIEADALLKATRVDGIYSEDPEKNPHAVRYSEISYQDVLTKRLGVMDLQAVHHCMEGKIPIVVFNYLREGNVERAVAGERIGTLVHGQAQSV, from the coding sequence ATGTCGTTCAAGCCTGCCTACAAGCGCATCCTCCTCAAGATCAGCGGCGAGTGCTTCTGCCGGAATCGGGAAGGGGGGATCTCGATGTCCGAAGTCGGGGCCGTTTCGGAGCAGATCCGGAAGGTCGCGGAGTCGGGAGTCCAGCTGGCGATCGTCTGCGGCGGGGGGAACATCCTCCGCGGCAAGCAGTTTTCGGCGGTGAGCGCGGCGATCCAGCCAGCGACAGCTCACTACATGGGGATGCTGGCGACGATCATCAACGGTCTCGCGCTGCACGACGCCCTGGAGAATATCGGCGTGCCGACGCGGCTGCAGACGGCGATCCGGATGGAGAGCGTGGCGGAGCCGTTCATTCGGCGGCGGTGCATTCGGCATCTGGAGAAGAACCGCGTCGTGATCCTTTCGGGGGGGACGGGGAGCCCGTTCGTGACGACGGACACGGCCGCTGCGCTCCGGTCGCGGGAGATTGAGGCGGATGCGCTGCTCAAGGCGACGCGTGTGGACGGGATTTACTCGGAGGATCCGGAGAAGAATCCGCATGCTGTCCGGTACAGCGAGATCAGTTATCAGGACGTGCTGACGAAGCGGCTCGGTGTAATGGACCTTCAGGCGGTGCATCATTGCATGGAAGGGAAGATTCCGATCGTGGTGTTCAATTATCTCCGCGAGGGGAATGTGGAGCGGGCGGTGGCTGGTGAGCGGATCGGCACGCTGGTCCATGGTCAGGCGCAGAGCGTCTGA
- a CDS encoding DUF2721 domain-containing protein, producing the protein MLSENPLSVLTFIVAPAILTNASSVMALGTSNRFARAIDRLRTLVSQVEGKDPRLSPEIALKVRQLRVAERRGLYLVRALTAFYVSVGSFSAAALMSLLAAGLFVGTLASAGYFLLATALTSGCVGVGGLVTGTSLLVLETRMTLRILTEEAEFMLQRATSRGESGEVLGPGRPGENWPTPP; encoded by the coding sequence TTGCTCTCCGAGAACCCGCTCAGCGTCCTGACCTTCATCGTGGCTCCCGCGATCCTGACCAACGCGTCGTCGGTCATGGCTCTCGGCACGTCGAACCGCTTCGCCCGGGCCATCGACCGCCTGCGGACGCTCGTCTCGCAGGTCGAAGGGAAAGACCCGCGGCTGAGCCCCGAGATCGCCCTCAAGGTCCGCCAGCTCCGGGTGGCCGAGCGGCGGGGACTCTACCTGGTGCGGGCCCTGACGGCGTTCTACGTCTCCGTCGGTTCGTTCTCGGCGGCCGCCCTCATGTCGCTCCTGGCGGCGGGGCTGTTCGTCGGGACCCTGGCGAGCGCGGGCTACTTTCTCCTCGCCACGGCTCTGACATCAGGCTGCGTCGGCGTGGGAGGGCTCGTGACGGGGACGTCGCTGCTCGTCCTCGAGACGCGAATGACGCTCCGCATCCTGACCGAGGAAGCGGAGTTCATGCTGCAGCGGGCGACATCCCGTGGAGAGAGCGGCGAAGTCCTCGGTCCGGGGCGACCCGGCGAAAACTGGCCGACCCCGCCTTGA
- a CDS encoding DUF1501 domain-containing protein — protein sequence MIGRQILTRRDFLDHALTGAAGMALSSLLARETFAAAPIRPVIDPSRPYAPRGAHFASRAKRVLLIFVSGAISHVDTFDYKPELVKRHDMPMPGSSGLITFQGENGNLIKPIWDFSPRGESGKPISNLLPHLAQHADDLCFLHGMTAKSNTHGPAENQMSTGFTLDGFPSVGAWVTYALGSENANLPAFVAIPDPRGGPQVGPRQWASAFLPAAFQGTAFNADKPIPNLARPVEMSAENDVATRDFVKFLNDRHLERNPGDTDLMARIASYELAARMQLAAADVADLSQESESTLKLYGADDAENSVKARFAKNCMLARRLLERDVRFVQVINGSYAMGEGVGNWDGHKTIEKQYGIHGPILDQPVAGLLADMKQRGLMEDTVVAFVTEFGRMPTFQKGANGRDHNPKGFTCWLAGAGVKRAFSYGATDEFGYQAVENPTTIYDLHATLLHLIGLDHERLSFYHNGIERRLTDVHGHVLRDVLA from the coding sequence ATGATCGGCCGACAGATCCTGACCCGTCGCGATTTCCTCGACCATGCCCTCACCGGCGCTGCCGGGATGGCTCTCTCATCGCTGCTGGCGCGGGAGACCTTTGCCGCCGCCCCGATCCGGCCAGTGATCGACCCGTCCCGGCCCTATGCCCCCCGCGGCGCGCACTTTGCCTCGCGGGCTAAACGGGTCCTGCTGATCTTCGTCTCCGGGGCGATCAGTCACGTCGACACGTTCGACTACAAGCCGGAACTGGTGAAGCGGCATGACATGCCGATGCCCGGCAGTTCGGGGCTGATCACGTTTCAGGGAGAGAACGGCAATCTCATCAAGCCGATCTGGGACTTCTCGCCGCGCGGTGAGAGCGGAAAGCCGATCAGCAACCTGCTTCCGCACCTCGCTCAGCACGCGGACGACCTCTGTTTCCTCCACGGCATGACCGCCAAGTCCAACACACACGGACCGGCGGAGAACCAGATGTCGACCGGCTTCACGCTCGACGGGTTCCCGAGCGTCGGGGCCTGGGTGACCTACGCCCTCGGTTCGGAGAACGCGAATCTGCCGGCCTTCGTGGCGATCCCCGATCCCCGCGGCGGCCCGCAGGTCGGCCCGCGGCAGTGGGCCTCGGCCTTCCTCCCGGCGGCGTTCCAGGGGACCGCCTTCAACGCCGACAAGCCGATCCCCAACCTCGCCCGCCCGGTGGAGATGAGCGCCGAGAACGACGTCGCGACGCGGGACTTTGTGAAGTTCCTCAATGACCGGCATCTGGAGCGGAACCCCGGCGACACCGACCTGATGGCGCGGATCGCCTCGTACGAGCTTGCTGCGCGGATGCAGCTTGCCGCGGCCGACGTGGCGGACCTGTCGCAGGAGTCGGAATCGACGCTCAAGCTCTATGGGGCCGACGACGCGGAGAACTCCGTGAAGGCCCGGTTCGCCAAGAACTGCATGCTGGCCCGCCGGCTCCTGGAACGGGACGTCCGGTTTGTCCAGGTCATCAACGGCTCCTACGCGATGGGCGAAGGGGTGGGGAACTGGGACGGCCACAAGACCATCGAGAAGCAGTACGGCATTCACGGGCCGATCCTCGATCAGCCGGTCGCCGGTTTGCTGGCGGATATGAAGCAGCGGGGGCTGATGGAGGACACGGTCGTCGCGTTCGTCACCGAGTTCGGCCGGATGCCGACGTTCCAGAAGGGGGCGAACGGCCGGGACCACAATCCGAAGGGGTTCACCTGCTGGCTGGCGGGGGCGGGGGTGAAGCGGGCTTTCAGCTATGGGGCGACGGACGAGTTCGGGTATCAGGCGGTCGAGAACCCGACGACGATTTACGATCTGCATGCCACGCTGCTGCACCTGATCGGCCTCGATCATGAGCGGCTGAGCTTCTACCACAACGGCATTGAGCGGCGTCTGACCGACGTCCACGGGCACGTGCTGCGTGACGTCCTGGCGTGA
- a CDS encoding class I SAM-dependent methyltransferase → MLSLIRSVRRQFREWAHRGHAEAHRFDIDWYAIPYNRIAIVNLLLSKQVEGRYLEIGCFWNALFDAVMARHKTGVDPVRGGTHRMPSDDYFRGHTGEKFHVVFIDGLHTYEQVRRDVVNSLKALEPGGWIALHDLHPRTWIEEHVPDISIGRTWTGDVWKVAFELATTPGLDFRLFKIDHGVGVVRKLANDVQLVDRQAELGPQRFRYFCDHYGELPIVNHEAGREWILGHLNNG, encoded by the coding sequence ATGCTGTCCCTCATCCGATCGGTCCGCCGTCAGTTCCGGGAGTGGGCCCATCGCGGCCACGCGGAGGCACACCGGTTCGATATCGACTGGTACGCGATCCCCTACAACCGCATCGCGATCGTGAACCTCCTGCTCTCGAAGCAGGTCGAGGGGCGGTATCTGGAGATCGGCTGTTTCTGGAACGCCCTGTTCGATGCCGTGATGGCCCGCCATAAGACCGGTGTCGATCCGGTCCGCGGCGGGACGCACCGGATGCCGAGCGACGATTACTTTCGGGGCCACACGGGGGAGAAATTCCATGTCGTGTTCATCGACGGGCTTCATACGTACGAGCAGGTTCGCCGCGATGTGGTGAACAGTCTCAAGGCTCTGGAGCCGGGGGGGTGGATCGCTCTTCACGACCTGCATCCGCGGACCTGGATTGAGGAGCATGTGCCGGACATCTCGATTGGTCGGACGTGGACCGGCGATGTCTGGAAGGTGGCTTTCGAGCTCGCCACGACGCCGGGGCTCGACTTTCGGCTGTTCAAGATCGACCACGGCGTTGGTGTCGTTCGCAAGCTGGCGAATGATGTTCAGCTTGTGGATCGTCAGGCGGAGCTGGGGCCGCAGCGGTTCCGATATTTCTGCGACCATTATGGTGAGCTGCCGATCGTCAACCATGAGGCGGGCCGAGAGTGGATTCTCGGTCATCTCAACAACGGCTGA